A single genomic interval of Fructobacillus americanaquae harbors:
- a CDS encoding ABC transporter permease subunit, whose amino-acid sequence MFTLLKQEAMKAWKQNRVYIWAIIAFVLPIITLTSFVPMASQASAYGALGGSSIIITIGMLVLTALSFTQEFTFGTIRPLLSRQYSRLQIFLAKIITVIVEYFLLIVFSLAGTAIGRLIFRAMHDGATEKIYTTYYTSLDWKSFLFALLMSFVGSLFLMAIVLLVSNIAKSSAAAISLGIVMSVATSILSAVTSSLIQLWAPLKWNPLTVQNVVSYYSGTSDFNKSIQSYFGAGAWVLFVVYGAYVLVMYALAYWVFNRRSV is encoded by the coding sequence ATGTTTACGTTATTAAAGCAAGAAGCAATGAAGGCCTGGAAGCAAAATCGGGTCTATATCTGGGCGATTATCGCCTTTGTTTTACCAATTATTACTTTGACTAGTTTTGTTCCAATGGCTAGTCAAGCATCGGCATACGGTGCCTTGGGTGGTTCAAGTATCATCATTACGATTGGAATGTTGGTCTTAACAGCCCTTTCCTTTACGCAGGAATTTACTTTTGGGACAATTCGTCCCTTACTGTCACGTCAGTATTCACGGCTTCAAATCTTTTTGGCTAAGATCATTACGGTAATTGTTGAATACTTCCTCTTGATTGTTTTCTCACTGGCAGGGACAGCGATTGGTCGTTTAATTTTCAGAGCAATGCACGATGGCGCAACTGAAAAGATTTACACCACATATTATACAAGCCTTGATTGGAAGTCATTCCTATTTGCATTGTTGATGAGCTTCGTTGGTTCATTATTCTTGATGGCCATTGTTCTTTTGGTTTCCAATATTGCTAAGTCGTCTGCTGCAGCAATCTCTCTTGGGATTGTGATGTCAGTTGCGACTAGTATCTTGTCAGCAGTGACTTCTTCATTGATTCAACTTTGGGCTCCATTAAAGTGGAATCCATTGACTGTTCAGAACGTTGTTTCTTACTATAGTGGGACTTCAGACTTTAATAAGAGCATCCAGTCTTATTTCGGTGCTGGTGCTTGGGTACTTTTCGTCGTTTATGGTGCCTACGTCTTGGTTATGTACGCCCTGGCTTACTGGGTTTTCAACCGACGTTCTGTCTAA
- a CDS encoding ABC transporter ATP-binding protein, translating into MSLLELHHVSKNFGSYQALDNVSFSAEPGRIVGLIGPNGAGKSTAMRAITGLMSYSDGEIIFDDETIRFAKNKSLAKMGNLIEYPAIYPNFTARDHMTYYAMDAKDHADIDELMKITGIDGEKFGKRKAKKFSLGMKQRLGIAIALIRNPKFVVLDEPMNGLDPQSVHDIRALIRSLADKGVAFLISSHLLDELQRLADDVVIINKGKILRREKMVDFLAEGKTQVKVQTSDNDKMLAVAKAAGWDASMGDDRVLISVQGDVTAQKVLKLATDEGLEVTDIQTGQGNLEDHLLTVLSTDATRA; encoded by the coding sequence ATGTCATTACTAGAACTGCATCACGTGTCAAAGAACTTCGGTTCTTACCAGGCTTTGGATAACGTTTCGTTTTCCGCTGAACCTGGGCGAATTGTTGGGTTGATTGGTCCTAACGGGGCTGGGAAGTCGACAGCAATGCGCGCAATCACTGGATTAATGTCATATAGCGATGGAGAAATCATCTTTGATGATGAAACAATTCGCTTTGCTAAGAATAAGTCGCTGGCAAAAATGGGTAATTTGATTGAATATCCAGCGATTTATCCTAATTTCACTGCACGTGACCATATGACATACTATGCCATGGATGCCAAAGATCATGCAGACATTGATGAATTGATGAAGATTACTGGAATTGACGGCGAAAAGTTTGGTAAGCGTAAAGCAAAAAAATTCTCATTGGGAATGAAGCAACGCCTTGGGATTGCCATCGCTTTAATTCGTAATCCAAAGTTTGTTGTTTTGGATGAACCAATGAACGGTTTGGACCCACAATCTGTTCATGACATTCGTGCCTTGATTCGTTCGCTAGCTGATAAGGGTGTCGCCTTCTTGATTTCTTCACACCTGTTGGACGAATTGCAACGTTTGGCTGATGATGTTGTGATTATTAATAAGGGAAAAATCTTGCGTCGTGAAAAAATGGTCGACTTCTTGGCCGAAGGAAAGACCCAGGTTAAGGTTCAAACGAGTGATAATGACAAGATGTTGGCTGTCGCCAAGGCTGCGGGTTGGGATGCCTCGATGGGTGATGACCGTGTCTTGATTTCTGTTCAGGGCGACGTGACAGCACAAAAGGTGCTGAAATTGGCCACCGATGAAGGGCTTGAAGTGACAGATATTCAAACGGGTCAAGGAAACTTAGAAGATCATTTGTTAACGGTATTGTCAACTGACGCCACTCGGGCCTAG
- a CDS encoding kinase — translation MSRKPPAYNDKQRILRLYSVLISKQSMGVDEIENLFFVGRKTVQRDIAAIREFLADLQVEDEVKSEIIFDRKSKKYRLTEREHLFEVFDRINTNGSGMEL, via the coding sequence ATGTCAAGAAAACCACCAGCATATAATGACAAACAACGGATTTTACGTCTTTATTCCGTCCTGATTTCTAAACAATCGATGGGTGTAGACGAAATCGAAAACCTCTTCTTCGTTGGTCGCAAGACCGTGCAGCGTGATATTGCGGCGATCCGTGAGTTTCTGGCGGATCTACAGGTCGAAGATGAGGTTAAATCAGAGATTATCTTTGATCGCAAAAGTAAAAAGTATCGATTAACCGAGCGAGAACACCTTTTTGAGGTTTTTGATCGAATCAATACTAATGGATCAGGAATGGAATTGTAA
- a CDS encoding ABC transporter ATP-binding protein — translation MTKPVITLKDATVTVGNQTEILKQLNLEIYPGDFITVLGTNGAGKSTLFNAISGDLALSSGTVYHQGKDITNLPAVKRTAFLARVFQDPKMGTAPRMTVAENLLLAEKRGSRRTLKNRHLSNQKLDFYHNITEKMGNNLEDRLQTAAGSLSGGQRQALSFLMAIQVKPELLLLDEHTAALDPKTSAQLMDATNHQVIDNNLTALMITHNLADALTYGNRLIVLNAGKIVLDVKDQEKKDLSEEDLLEYFVH, via the coding sequence ATGACTAAACCCGTGATTACCCTAAAAGATGCAACCGTTACTGTCGGCAATCAAACTGAAATTTTAAAGCAGCTTAACTTAGAAATTTACCCCGGTGATTTCATCACTGTCCTGGGGACTAACGGGGCTGGGAAGTCAACCTTGTTCAACGCTATTTCTGGTGATCTCGCCCTAAGTTCAGGCACTGTCTATCACCAGGGCAAAGATATTACCAACCTTCCAGCTGTTAAACGAACCGCTTTTTTAGCCCGAGTTTTCCAAGATCCAAAGATGGGGACTGCCCCCCGCATGACTGTTGCCGAAAACCTCCTCTTAGCTGAAAAGCGTGGTTCACGGCGGACACTGAAAAATCGCCATCTATCTAATCAAAAATTGGACTTTTACCATAACATTACCGAAAAGATGGGCAACAATCTTGAAGACCGTTTGCAGACAGCCGCTGGTTCCCTTTCTGGGGGCCAACGACAAGCACTATCCTTTCTAATGGCTATTCAGGTTAAGCCAGAACTCCTACTATTAGACGAGCACACGGCCGCCCTAGATCCTAAGACTTCGGCACAACTAATGGATGCCACTAATCATCAGGTTATTGATAATAATCTCACGGCATTGATGATCACCCATAATTTGGCAGACGCCTTAACTTATGGGAATCGTTTAATTGTCCTCAACGCCGGTAAGATTGTCTTAGACGTCAAGGACCAAGAAAAAAAGGACCTCAGTGAAGAGGACCTGCTTGAATATTTTGTTCACTAA